The following coding sequences lie in one Sorex araneus isolate mSorAra2 chromosome 4, mSorAra2.pri, whole genome shotgun sequence genomic window:
- the MAPK7 gene encoding mitogen-activated protein kinase 7 isoform X1: MAEPLKEEDGDGAAGKPLGPVKTEPAEPAVSVAAKNLALLKARSFDVTFDVGDEYEIIETIGNGAYGVVSSARRRLTGQQVAIKKIPNAFDVVTNAKRTLRELKILKHFKHDNIIAIKDILRPTVPYGEFKSVYVVLDLMESDLHQIIHSSQPLTLEHVRYFLYQLLRGLKYMHSAQVIHRDLKPSNLLVNENCELKIGDFGMARGLCTSPAEHQYFMTEYVATRWYRAPELMLSLHEYTQAIDLWSVGCIFGEMLARRQLFPGKNYVHQLQLIMMVLGTPSPAVIQAVGAERVRAYIQSLPPRQPVPWETVYPGADRQALSLLGRMLRFEPSARISAATALRHPFLAKYHDPDDEPDCAPPFDFAFDREALTRERIKEAIMAEIEDFHARREGIRQQIRFQPSLQPVASEPGCPDVEMPSLWTPSGDCAMESPPPGPPLCSGPAPETIDLTLQPPLPASEPAPPKREGAISDNTKAALKAALLKSLRSRLRDGPSAPLEAPEPRKPVTAQERQREREEKRRRRQERAKEREKRRQERERKERGVGVSGGPSTDPLAGLVLSDNDRSLLERWTRMARPPAPTPAPASILAPAQAPVPTAPTAPTTQSTSPPMGPPPQPAGSTPASASQPVCVPPGPVPNPAGSGPLPGPAALQTATSSSLLAPQTLLPPPGLPGPSAPGVLPYFPSGPPLPDPGGAPQPSTSESPDVNLVTQQLSKSQVEDPLPPVFSGTPKGSGAGYGVGFDLEEFLNQSFDMGVADGPQDGQADSASLSASLLADWLEGHGMNPADIESLQREIQMDSPMLLADLPDLQEP; encoded by the exons ATGGCAGAGCCCCTGAAGGAGGAGGACGGCGACGGCGCCGCCGGGAAGCCCCTGGGGCCGGTGAAGACCGAGCCCGCCGAGCCCGCCGTCTCTGTGGCGGCCAAGAACCTCGCGCTGCTCAAGGCCCGCTCCTTCGACGTCACCTTCGACGTGGGCGACGAGTACGAGATCATCGAGACCATCGGCAATGGGGCGTACGGGGTGGTGTCGTCGGCGCGCCGCCGCCTCACGG GCCAGCAGGTGGCCATTAAGAAGATCCCTAATGCTTTTGATGTGGTGACCAATGCGAAGAGGACACTTCGGGAGCTGAAGATCCTCAAGCATTTCAAGCATGACAACATCATTGCCATCAAGGACATTCTGAGGCCCACTGTTCCCTATGGCGAGTTCAAGTCTGT CTACGTGGTCTTGGACCTGATGGAAAGTGACTTGCACCAGATCATTCACTCTTCACAGCCACTCACGCTGGAACATGTGCGTTACTTCCTGTATCAGCTGCTGCGTGGCCTTAAGTACATGCACTCGGCTCAGGTCATTCACCGCGACCTTAAGCCCTCCAACCTGTTGGTGAATGAAAACTGTGAGCTGAAGATTGGTGATTTTGGCATGGCCCGTGGCCTGTGTACCTCCCCTGCTGAGCACCAGTACTTTATGACTGAGTATGTGGCTACACGCTGGTACCGGGCTCCTGAGCTCATGCTCTCACTCCACGAGTACACACAGGCTATTGACTTGTGGTCTGTGGGCTGCATCTTTGGGGAGATGTTGGCCCGGCGCCAGCTCTTCCCAGGCAAAAACTATGTGCACCAACTGCAGCTGATCATGATGGTGCTGGGTACCCCATCACCAGCGGTTATTCAGGCTGTGGGGGCTGAGAGAGTACGGGCCTATATCCAGAGCCTGCCACCACGCCAGCCTGtgccctgggagacagtgtaCCCAGGTGCAGACCGCCAAGCCCTGTCACTGCTGGGGCGAATGCTGCGTTTTGAGCCCAGCGCTCGCATCTCAGCAGCCACTGCCCTTCGTCACCCGTTTCTGGCCAAGTACCATGACCCTGATGATGAACCTGACTGTGCCCCACCCTTTGACTTTGCCTTTGACCGAGAAGCTCTCACCAGGGAGCGCATTAAGGAGGCTATCATGGCTGAGATTGAGGACTTCCACGCACGGCGCGAGGGCATTCGCCAGCAGATTCGCTTCCAGCCTTCACTGCAGCCTGTGGCCAGTGAGCCCGGCTGTCCTGATGTGGAGATGCCCAGTCTGTGGACTCCTAGTGGGGACTGTGCCATGGAGTCACCTCCTCCAGGCCCACCactgtgctctggccctgcacCTGAAACCATTGATCTGACCTTGCAGCCACCCTTGCCTGCCAGCGAACCCGCTCCCCCGAAGAGGGAGGGTGCCATTTCTGACAACACCAAGGCGGCGCTCAAGGCTGCCCTTCTCAAGTCCTTGCGGAGTCGGCTCAGAG ATGGCCCCAGTGCCCCGCTGGAAGCTCCCGAGCCTCGGAAGCCAGTGACTGCCCAGGAGCGCCAGCGAGAGCGGGAAGAAAAACGGCGGCGGCGACAAGAGCGAGCCAAGGAGCGGGAGAAACGGCGACAAGAACGGGAACGCAAGGAGCGAGGGGTTGGGGTCTCTGGGGGCCCATCCACTGATCCCCTGGCTGGCCTAGTGCTCAGTGACAATGATCGTAGCCTGCTGGAGCGCTGGACTCGCATGGCCCGGCCCCCGGCTCCGACCCCAGCGCCAGCTTCCATACTGGCACCAGCCCAGGCCCCTGtacccacagcccccacagcccccacaacCCAGTCCACCAGTCCTCCCATGGGCCCTCCACCACAACCTGCAGGTTCCACCCCAGCTTCTGCATCTCAGCCTGTCTGTGTGCCCCCTGGCCCTGTCCCCAACCCTGCCGGTTCTGGGCCCCTTCCTGGCCCTGCTGCACTCCAGACTGCCACTTCCTCTAGCCTCCTGGCCCCCCAGACTCTGTTACCACCGCCAGGGTTGCCTGGCCCCAGTGCCCCTGGTGTTCTGCCTTACTTCCCATCAGGCCCTCCCCTGCCAGACCCTGGGGGGGCCCCTCAACCCTCCACTTCAGAGTCACCCGACGTCAATCTGGTGACACAGCAGCTGTCCAAGTCACAG GTAGAGGACCCTTTGCCACCTGTGTTCTCGGGCACTCCAAAGGGAAGTGGGGCTGGCTATGGTGTTGGCTTTGACCTGGAGGAATTCCTAAATCAGTCTTTTGATATGGGCGTGGCTGACGGGCCACAGGATGG CCAGGCAGACTCGGCCTCACTTTCAGCTTCCCTGCTTGCTGACTGGCTGGAGGGCCACGGCATGAACCCTGCCGACATTGAGTCCCTGCAGCGTGAGATCCAGATGGACTCCCCGATGCTGCTGGCGGACCTGCCTGACCTCCAGGAGCCCTAG
- the MAPK7 gene encoding mitogen-activated protein kinase 7 isoform X2 yields MESDLHQIIHSSQPLTLEHVRYFLYQLLRGLKYMHSAQVIHRDLKPSNLLVNENCELKIGDFGMARGLCTSPAEHQYFMTEYVATRWYRAPELMLSLHEYTQAIDLWSVGCIFGEMLARRQLFPGKNYVHQLQLIMMVLGTPSPAVIQAVGAERVRAYIQSLPPRQPVPWETVYPGADRQALSLLGRMLRFEPSARISAATALRHPFLAKYHDPDDEPDCAPPFDFAFDREALTRERIKEAIMAEIEDFHARREGIRQQIRFQPSLQPVASEPGCPDVEMPSLWTPSGDCAMESPPPGPPLCSGPAPETIDLTLQPPLPASEPAPPKREGAISDNTKAALKAALLKSLRSRLRDGPSAPLEAPEPRKPVTAQERQREREEKRRRRQERAKEREKRRQERERKERGVGVSGGPSTDPLAGLVLSDNDRSLLERWTRMARPPAPTPAPASILAPAQAPVPTAPTAPTTQSTSPPMGPPPQPAGSTPASASQPVCVPPGPVPNPAGSGPLPGPAALQTATSSSLLAPQTLLPPPGLPGPSAPGVLPYFPSGPPLPDPGGAPQPSTSESPDVNLVTQQLSKSQVEDPLPPVFSGTPKGSGAGYGVGFDLEEFLNQSFDMGVADGPQDGQADSASLSASLLADWLEGHGMNPADIESLQREIQMDSPMLLADLPDLQEP; encoded by the exons ATGGAAAGTGACTTGCACCAGATCATTCACTCTTCACAGCCACTCACGCTGGAACATGTGCGTTACTTCCTGTATCAGCTGCTGCGTGGCCTTAAGTACATGCACTCGGCTCAGGTCATTCACCGCGACCTTAAGCCCTCCAACCTGTTGGTGAATGAAAACTGTGAGCTGAAGATTGGTGATTTTGGCATGGCCCGTGGCCTGTGTACCTCCCCTGCTGAGCACCAGTACTTTATGACTGAGTATGTGGCTACACGCTGGTACCGGGCTCCTGAGCTCATGCTCTCACTCCACGAGTACACACAGGCTATTGACTTGTGGTCTGTGGGCTGCATCTTTGGGGAGATGTTGGCCCGGCGCCAGCTCTTCCCAGGCAAAAACTATGTGCACCAACTGCAGCTGATCATGATGGTGCTGGGTACCCCATCACCAGCGGTTATTCAGGCTGTGGGGGCTGAGAGAGTACGGGCCTATATCCAGAGCCTGCCACCACGCCAGCCTGtgccctgggagacagtgtaCCCAGGTGCAGACCGCCAAGCCCTGTCACTGCTGGGGCGAATGCTGCGTTTTGAGCCCAGCGCTCGCATCTCAGCAGCCACTGCCCTTCGTCACCCGTTTCTGGCCAAGTACCATGACCCTGATGATGAACCTGACTGTGCCCCACCCTTTGACTTTGCCTTTGACCGAGAAGCTCTCACCAGGGAGCGCATTAAGGAGGCTATCATGGCTGAGATTGAGGACTTCCACGCACGGCGCGAGGGCATTCGCCAGCAGATTCGCTTCCAGCCTTCACTGCAGCCTGTGGCCAGTGAGCCCGGCTGTCCTGATGTGGAGATGCCCAGTCTGTGGACTCCTAGTGGGGACTGTGCCATGGAGTCACCTCCTCCAGGCCCACCactgtgctctggccctgcacCTGAAACCATTGATCTGACCTTGCAGCCACCCTTGCCTGCCAGCGAACCCGCTCCCCCGAAGAGGGAGGGTGCCATTTCTGACAACACCAAGGCGGCGCTCAAGGCTGCCCTTCTCAAGTCCTTGCGGAGTCGGCTCAGAG ATGGCCCCAGTGCCCCGCTGGAAGCTCCCGAGCCTCGGAAGCCAGTGACTGCCCAGGAGCGCCAGCGAGAGCGGGAAGAAAAACGGCGGCGGCGACAAGAGCGAGCCAAGGAGCGGGAGAAACGGCGACAAGAACGGGAACGCAAGGAGCGAGGGGTTGGGGTCTCTGGGGGCCCATCCACTGATCCCCTGGCTGGCCTAGTGCTCAGTGACAATGATCGTAGCCTGCTGGAGCGCTGGACTCGCATGGCCCGGCCCCCGGCTCCGACCCCAGCGCCAGCTTCCATACTGGCACCAGCCCAGGCCCCTGtacccacagcccccacagcccccacaacCCAGTCCACCAGTCCTCCCATGGGCCCTCCACCACAACCTGCAGGTTCCACCCCAGCTTCTGCATCTCAGCCTGTCTGTGTGCCCCCTGGCCCTGTCCCCAACCCTGCCGGTTCTGGGCCCCTTCCTGGCCCTGCTGCACTCCAGACTGCCACTTCCTCTAGCCTCCTGGCCCCCCAGACTCTGTTACCACCGCCAGGGTTGCCTGGCCCCAGTGCCCCTGGTGTTCTGCCTTACTTCCCATCAGGCCCTCCCCTGCCAGACCCTGGGGGGGCCCCTCAACCCTCCACTTCAGAGTCACCCGACGTCAATCTGGTGACACAGCAGCTGTCCAAGTCACAG GTAGAGGACCCTTTGCCACCTGTGTTCTCGGGCACTCCAAAGGGAAGTGGGGCTGGCTATGGTGTTGGCTTTGACCTGGAGGAATTCCTAAATCAGTCTTTTGATATGGGCGTGGCTGACGGGCCACAGGATGG CCAGGCAGACTCGGCCTCACTTTCAGCTTCCCTGCTTGCTGACTGGCTGGAGGGCCACGGCATGAACCCTGCCGACATTGAGTCCCTGCAGCGTGAGATCCAGATGGACTCCCCGATGCTGCTGGCGGACCTGCCTGACCTCCAGGAGCCCTAG